A stretch of Cicer arietinum cultivar CDC Frontier isolate Library 1 chromosome 5, Cicar.CDCFrontier_v2.0, whole genome shotgun sequence DNA encodes these proteins:
- the LOC101510609 gene encoding non-specific lipid transfer protein GPI-anchored 6: MVSNKRVTDIVTLLVVVLLVGFVNSDLTKDREECADKLVTLASCLPYVGGDANTPAIDCCTALKLVLDKTKKCICILIKDRNDPKLGFTLNATLAVQLPNACHIPSNISQCVDLLHLSPKSAEAKVFEGLGNSTQTNSSTPVSNGGAEKGPSSSSEEKSGCDLGKRWLVAELVFAILPFVFILA, from the exons ATGGTTTCCAACAAAAGGGTAACTGATATTGTAACATTATTAGTAGTTGTACTATTGGTTGGTTTTGTGAACTCAGATTTAACAAAAGACAGAGAAGAATGTGCTGACAAATTAGTGACTCTTGCTAGTTGTCTTCCTTACGTGGGTGGTGATGCCAATACTCCTGCTATAGATTGTTGCACTGCCCTTAAACTAGTCCTTGATAAGACCAAGAAATGTATATGTATCCTAATCAAAGATCGTAATGATCCTAAACTTGGCTTCACTTTGAATGCCACTCTTGCTGTTCAGCTTCCAAATGCTTGTCACATTCCATCTAATATATCTCAATGTGTAG atcttttgcatttGTCACCTAAATCTGCTGAAGCTAAGGTGTTTGAAGGACTTGGAAATTCTACCCAAACAAACAGTTCCACACCAGTTTCCAATg GTGGTGCTGAGAAGGGACCAAGCTCAAGTTCTGAGGAAAAGAGTGGTTGTGATTTGGGAAAGAGGTGGCTGGTGGCAGAGTTGGTTTTTGCTATTTTACCATTTGTTTTCATTCTAGCTTGA